In Alkalihalobacillus sp. TS-13, the following are encoded in one genomic region:
- a CDS encoding phosphatase PAP2 family protein yields the protein MKQSSFGHSTRWNSYTLWIAILLSALFSVLGFLNDTLTRIDTTVMQHVWGIRSEWLTDFFIFITYVGSAYVSIPILILLGIYCLVNKRIKLALVLIFNLIGVRLVNGLLKNGFDRTRPDDNPLLDVGGLSFPSGHAMNSAAFIGFLGYLIWTYLSKKGKQAGYVLVAAWALVFLIGFSRVYLGVHFPSDVIAGFSAGGIWLILTLVLLKVLMPERGHQ from the coding sequence TTGAAGCAGAGCTCGTTTGGGCATTCAACCAGGTGGAACAGCTACACCTTGTGGATTGCTATTCTATTATCAGCCTTATTTTCTGTACTTGGTTTTCTGAATGATACGTTGACACGCATCGATACTACTGTCATGCAGCACGTCTGGGGGATACGCTCAGAATGGTTGACCGATTTCTTCATTTTTATCACGTATGTTGGATCTGCCTATGTATCGATTCCGATTCTGATTCTCCTCGGTATCTATTGTCTTGTGAATAAACGAATCAAGCTTGCGTTGGTGCTTATTTTCAACCTTATAGGGGTCCGGTTGGTGAATGGTCTTCTGAAAAATGGATTTGATCGGACGAGACCTGATGATAACCCGCTCCTCGATGTAGGCGGTCTCAGTTTTCCAAGCGGTCATGCTATGAATTCTGCGGCATTCATAGGGTTCCTCGGTTATCTTATATGGACATATCTCAGTAAAAAGGGAAAACAAGCAGGGTACGTTCTGGTTGCTGCTTGGGCGCTTGTTTTTCTAATCGGTTTCAGCCGCGTTTATTTAGGTGTTCACTTTCCAAGTGATGTAATTGCAGGCTTTTCTGCTGGAGGAATTTGGCTTATCCTTACTTTAGTACTGTTAAAAGTTTTGATGCCTGAGCGGGGGCATCAGTAA
- a CDS encoding TIGR01212 family radical SAM protein (This family includes YhcC from E. coli K-12, an uncharacterized radical SAM protein.): MSNKNAVPPHFGDKRYYTWNKHLKDHFGEKIIKIPIDGGFDCPNRDGKVASGGCTFCSQSGSGDFAGKRRDDLVKQFNTVKERMHKKWKKGKYLGYFQAFSNTYAPVDELREKFEVILEQEGVVGLAIATRPDCLPDDVVEYLAELNERTYLWVELGLQTVHEETAELINRAHDYQCYVDGVHKLRKQGIRVCCHIIDGLPQETPEMMMETAREVAKLDVQGIKIHLLHLLKKTPMVKQYEKGLVEFLDFDTYINLVCDQLEVLPPDMMIHRLTGDGPAELLIGPMWSMNKWNVLNSIEAELERRDSHQGKFYQGFEVSAQ; encoded by the coding sequence ATGTCTAACAAAAACGCTGTTCCCCCTCATTTCGGGGATAAACGATACTATACATGGAACAAACATCTGAAAGATCATTTCGGTGAAAAGATCATTAAAATACCGATCGACGGAGGCTTTGATTGTCCGAACCGAGACGGAAAAGTCGCTTCTGGGGGTTGCACCTTCTGTTCCCAAAGCGGTTCAGGGGATTTCGCTGGAAAACGTCGGGATGATCTCGTCAAACAATTCAATACCGTAAAAGAACGTATGCATAAAAAGTGGAAGAAAGGTAAATATCTCGGCTACTTCCAGGCTTTTTCGAACACCTATGCTCCAGTTGATGAACTCCGTGAAAAATTCGAAGTCATTTTAGAGCAGGAAGGTGTCGTCGGACTTGCAATCGCAACACGACCTGATTGTCTGCCGGATGATGTGGTTGAGTATTTAGCAGAGCTTAATGAGCGGACATACCTCTGGGTGGAGCTTGGCCTTCAAACGGTTCATGAGGAAACAGCTGAACTCATCAACCGAGCCCACGATTACCAGTGTTATGTGGACGGCGTGCACAAACTTCGGAAGCAAGGCATTAGGGTCTGCTGTCATATCATTGACGGTCTGCCTCAGGAAACCCCAGAAATGATGATGGAAACTGCACGGGAAGTTGCAAAACTGGATGTACAGGGCATCAAAATCCATCTATTGCACTTGTTGAAGAAAACCCCTATGGTGAAGCAATATGAAAAGGGGTTAGTAGAATTCCTCGACTTCGATACGTATATCAATCTTGTATGCGATCAGTTGGAGGTGCTCCCTCCTGACATGATGATCCATCGATTGACTGGGGATGGGCCTGCCGAATTGTTGATCGGTCCAATGTGGAGCATGAATAAATGGAATGTGCTGAATTCGATTGAAGCGGAACTGGAGCGGCGTGACAGCCACCAAGGGAAGTTCTATCAGGGATTCGAGGTGTCCGCACAATGA
- a CDS encoding class I SAM-dependent methyltransferase → MILRRVLPFAKELLEKVVESGGVAVDATVGNGHDTQFLAELVGENGLVYGFDIQEDAIEATRNRLRENGLDGRVRLFQQSHAKVTDCVDDKYHGSVQGSIFNLGYLPGSDKSVITKPASTLMAIEGLMEILMPGGLIVLVVYYGHEGGPDEKDSLMAFLHNMDQSKAQVLHYQFLNQKNNPPFVVAIEKK, encoded by the coding sequence ATGATTTTGAGACGAGTACTACCCTTTGCAAAAGAACTATTGGAAAAGGTGGTTGAGTCTGGCGGGGTGGCTGTAGACGCAACGGTCGGTAATGGACACGATACGCAATTCTTAGCGGAGCTGGTCGGAGAAAACGGCCTTGTATATGGATTTGATATCCAAGAGGATGCAATCGAAGCGACACGAAATAGATTACGGGAAAATGGGTTGGATGGTCGAGTGCGGTTGTTCCAACAAAGTCATGCTAAAGTGACAGATTGCGTGGATGATAAGTATCATGGGTCAGTTCAAGGTTCAATTTTCAACCTTGGGTATTTACCGGGAAGCGATAAATCTGTGATTACAAAACCAGCTTCCACTCTTATGGCGATTGAAGGTTTGATGGAGATTTTGATGCCAGGCGGGCTCATTGTCCTTGTGGTTTATTATGGGCATGAAGGTGGTCCGGATGAAAAAGATTCGCTGATGGCGTTTTTACACAATATGGACCAGTCAAAAGCCCAAGTCTTACACTATCAATTCCTTAATCAGAAAAACAATCCGCCCTTCGTGGTGGCGATAGAGAAGAAATGA